The following proteins are co-located in the Abditibacteriaceae bacterium genome:
- a CDS encoding S4 domain-containing protein produces the protein MRLDLFLKQTGIVKRRPIAKLLCDGGKISRNGQVAKAGDEVRTGDALRLDFGTKIVSFEILGVPTGSVAKADRENFYHVTGEEKIDDEW, from the coding sequence ATGCGGCTCGACCTTTTTCTCAAACAAACCGGCATCGTCAAGCGACGCCCTATCGCAAAATTGCTTTGCGATGGCGGAAAAATCAGTCGCAACGGGCAAGTCGCCAAAGCGGGCGACGAAGTGCGAACCGGCGACGCTTTGCGCCTCGATTTCGGCACCAAAATCGTATCGTTTGAAATTCTCGGCGTACCTACGGGCAGCGTCGCCAAAGCCGACCGCGAGAACTTTTATCACGTCACCGGCGAAGAAAAAATCGACGACGAGTGGTAG
- a CDS encoding GAF domain-containing SpoIIE family protein phosphatase translates to MVQASTFLISTGIFTVLMVSAGLLMTYFDWSAARRREFLYLFFAEDKPGVNYFAAARRRRAQYTRLLVAFVLLFIIEFSIAQMLLTFDNLERVRMWAGMLRLLGIGALGLGFLYRPDTTKRLSADVLFFIFFAAWACVLSLMLAQTTMLSPQMLLTLRIVRVVVTLGVCAVVWMRRNEMPAQGLLQVSSRVLLTAFALWCIGPISGSFLPVVSAFGLAQVATIFSYFILVAAVGRGVLAEYEQIEGSRHRLGRERQVIVTYLQRIGDAFTTAVDVDQVLKIVLESALETTEASAGAIYLYHTDTKLLEPRVVLNFFPPLHVDTAAAFSAHRTEELEEEMKRQSFALGEGVVGEVAQAGRARIVQDVRAEGIMLGTTTDFMRNRSMLLVPLKIRDEPLGVMAVLNKQRGSFTHDDQFLLQALADQSGLSINNAMLTNEVRQQERLKRDLQIARDIQQRLQPERCPIVPGFELAARGTSATEVGGDYYDFFWVDDDRLGIVVADVSGKGVPAALTVAMMRSVFRTQAKGNGDVRDVLARVNEFMGQDLRRDMFITCVYGILEISTKKFSWARAGHEPILVAHPNANTDVLMPDGFALGVIDSPMFEEMLEVQTVQMNSGDRMLIFTDGLTEAMNANGEEFGMDRILGVMKHDFVDPSMETATLHESPCSAELSVEDPEDLKSMEHAVHLHVGNEPQSDDLTIVYIGAK, encoded by the coding sequence ATGGTTCAGGCATCGACATTCTTAATCTCGACCGGCATCTTCACCGTTCTTATGGTGTCCGCCGGCCTGTTGATGACCTATTTCGACTGGAGCGCCGCGCGCCGCCGCGAGTTCCTTTACCTTTTCTTTGCCGAAGACAAGCCCGGTGTGAACTATTTTGCCGCCGCGCGTCGTCGCCGCGCGCAGTACACCCGCTTGCTTGTCGCGTTCGTTCTGCTCTTCATTATTGAGTTCAGCATCGCGCAGATGCTACTGACGTTCGACAACCTCGAACGCGTGCGAATGTGGGCCGGAATGCTGCGTTTGCTTGGCATTGGTGCATTGGGGTTGGGCTTTTTGTATCGGCCCGACACCACGAAACGCCTGAGCGCCGACGTTTTGTTCTTCATTTTTTTTGCGGCTTGGGCGTGTGTTCTCTCCCTCATGCTGGCGCAAACGACGATGCTCTCGCCCCAGATGCTGTTGACGTTGCGCATTGTGCGGGTCGTTGTCACGCTGGGCGTCTGCGCCGTTGTCTGGATGCGCCGCAATGAAATGCCGGCGCAGGGCTTGTTGCAGGTGAGCAGTCGGGTTTTGCTAACGGCTTTTGCACTCTGGTGCATTGGGCCAATTTCCGGTTCGTTCCTGCCGGTTGTTTCTGCCTTCGGACTCGCCCAAGTCGCTACCATCTTTTCCTACTTCATTCTGGTCGCCGCTGTCGGGCGCGGCGTGTTAGCCGAATACGAACAAATCGAAGGGTCGCGTCATCGACTGGGGCGTGAGCGTCAGGTCATCGTGACTTATCTCCAGCGGATCGGCGATGCATTTACCACCGCCGTCGATGTCGATCAGGTTTTGAAAATCGTCCTCGAATCGGCACTTGAAACCACTGAAGCTTCGGCAGGCGCGATCTACCTGTATCACACCGATACCAAGTTGCTGGAACCGCGCGTTGTTCTTAATTTCTTCCCGCCGCTCCACGTCGATACCGCTGCGGCCTTTTCGGCGCACCGAACCGAAGAACTTGAAGAAGAAATGAAGCGGCAAAGCTTCGCACTCGGTGAAGGCGTTGTTGGCGAAGTCGCTCAGGCGGGCCGCGCGCGCATTGTCCAGGACGTGCGTGCCGAAGGCATTATGCTGGGCACCACCACCGACTTTATGCGCAATCGCTCGATGCTGCTTGTCCCGCTGAAAATCCGCGATGAGCCTTTGGGCGTTATGGCGGTTTTGAACAAACAGCGCGGCAGCTTTACGCACGACGACCAGTTTTTGCTCCAAGCGCTCGCTGACCAGAGCGGCCTTTCGATCAACAACGCGATGCTGACCAACGAAGTGCGTCAGCAGGAACGCCTCAAGCGCGACTTGCAAATCGCCCGCGATATTCAACAGCGCCTCCAGCCCGAACGCTGCCCGATTGTCCCCGGTTTCGAACTCGCCGCGCGCGGCACTTCGGCGACCGAAGTTGGCGGCGATTATTACGACTTCTTCTGGGTGGACGACGACCGTTTGGGAATTGTCGTCGCCGACGTTTCGGGCAAAGGCGTTCCAGCCGCGCTCACCGTTGCGATGATGCGCAGCGTCTTTCGCACGCAGGCCAAGGGCAACGGCGACGTGCGCGATGTGCTTGCACGCGTTAACGAGTTCATGGGCCAGGACTTGCGCCGCGATATGTTCATTACCTGCGTGTACGGCATCCTCGAAATTTCGACGAAGAAATTTTCGTGGGCTCGCGCCGGTCACGAACCGATTCTGGTGGCTCACCCCAACGCCAACACTGATGTGTTGATGCCCGATGGTTTCGCACTTGGCGTTATTGATTCGCCGATGTTTGAAGAAATGCTTGAAGTGCAAACGGTGCAGATGAATTCCGGCGACCGAATGCTGATCTTCACCGACGGCCTCACGGAAGCGATGAACGCCAACGGCGAAGAGTTCGGCATGGACAGAATTCTCGGCGTGATGAAGCACGATTTTGTCGATCCGAGCATGGAAACCGCTACGTTGCATGAGTCCCCGTGTTCGGCAGAACTTTCGGTTGAAGACCCCGAAGATTTGAAGTCGATGGAACACGCCGTTCATCTCCATGTCGGAAATGAGCCGCAAAGCGACGACTTGACCATTGTGTACATTGGCGCGAAGTAG
- a CDS encoding pitrilysin family protein yields the protein MIAILRKSAALGVAFAASLTTAWAAPEPAAETPKNTETPAAPASGEKPAAAAPVAKPAPASTVEKQSAIGNRALLDAKTISLRTLPNGVRSLVKETRGSGVVAVQVWVRAGSRYETANNAGVSRLIEGIALQNSKNYSRTKGGVEGALGGIGASVASQTTRDGTNYSATVAPAFFSNAVRALSDAVLNPRLTEAEVETAKLELEDDVNRREADPLQAVTDLAFRAGFAKHPYRFSPSGTVESLGKLRGKSVRDYYAARYVGSNISVVVVGDITTEAAHALVAQSFRLARAGKTTDAITPEVAIKPQTIVRKRPIARAATALAFRAPGIASPDDVVAMDVLLAHWSQGRDAALRRVLLNETGEETAATDDETNDNAPEPLALGFDVNFLTQRDAGLIVFTLVTEPDLRAAATKSTFDAIAAVRRDGLDAASLARAQRELKRQYLEQGETPTGQAGALGFYEMISTYEFATTYLDRIDRISNADVRRVAQKYFAPGAVIQATIDAVPPARPTSPLDSNETIPV from the coding sequence ATGATAGCAATTTTGCGAAAAAGCGCAGCGCTGGGAGTTGCCTTCGCCGCTTCTCTCACAACCGCCTGGGCTGCACCCGAACCCGCAGCGGAAACGCCGAAAAACACCGAAACGCCTGCTGCTCCAGCAAGCGGGGAAAAGCCAGCAGCGGCAGCCCCTGTGGCAAAGCCCGCGCCTGCAAGTACGGTCGAAAAGCAGAGCGCCATAGGCAACCGCGCTCTGCTCGACGCCAAAACGATTTCTCTGCGGACGTTGCCTAACGGCGTACGCAGTCTGGTGAAAGAAACACGCGGTTCAGGTGTTGTTGCTGTCCAGGTTTGGGTGCGCGCCGGTTCGCGTTACGAAACAGCGAACAACGCGGGTGTCTCGCGGCTCATCGAAGGCATTGCGCTTCAGAATTCCAAAAACTATTCGCGCACGAAGGGCGGCGTTGAAGGCGCACTTGGCGGCATCGGCGCTTCGGTTGCCAGCCAGACAACGCGCGATGGCACTAATTACAGCGCGACCGTTGCTCCGGCGTTTTTTTCCAACGCGGTTCGTGCCCTTTCCGATGCTGTTCTGAATCCGCGTCTGACGGAAGCTGAAGTGGAAACGGCCAAACTTGAACTGGAAGATGACGTGAATCGCCGCGAAGCCGATCCGCTTCAGGCGGTCACCGACCTGGCGTTTCGTGCTGGTTTCGCCAAGCATCCGTACCGCTTTTCGCCGTCGGGAACGGTGGAATCGCTGGGAAAATTGCGTGGCAAAAGTGTGCGCGATTATTACGCCGCCCGTTATGTCGGCAGCAATATCAGCGTCGTTGTGGTTGGTGACATCACCACGGAAGCGGCTCATGCGCTTGTCGCCCAGAGTTTCCGCCTCGCGCGTGCCGGAAAAACGACTGACGCGATTACTCCTGAAGTCGCGATTAAGCCGCAAACGATTGTGCGTAAGCGCCCCATTGCTCGCGCCGCAACGGCTCTGGCGTTTCGCGCGCCCGGCATTGCATCGCCCGATGATGTGGTGGCGATGGACGTGTTGCTGGCGCACTGGAGTCAGGGCCGCGACGCTGCTTTGCGACGTGTTTTGTTGAACGAAACCGGCGAAGAAACCGCAGCAACAGACGACGAAACCAACGACAACGCGCCCGAACCGCTCGCGCTCGGCTTCGATGTGAACTTCCTGACGCAGCGCGACGCGGGCCTGATTGTTTTTACACTCGTTACCGAACCCGACTTGCGCGCCGCCGCGACCAAATCGACGTTTGACGCCATCGCCGCCGTGCGCCGCGACGGGCTGGATGCCGCTTCTCTCGCCCGCGCCCAACGCGAATTGAAACGGCAGTATCTGGAGCAGGGTGAAACGCCAACCGGACAGGCCGGTGCACTGGGTTTCTACGAAATGATTTCGACCTACGAATTTGCGACGACATATTTGGATCGTATCGACCGTATCTCGAACGCTGATGTGCGTCGTGTCGCGCAGAAATATTTCGCGCCCGGTGCCGTGATTCAGGCAACGATTGATGCGGTGCCACCCGCACGTCCCACCAGTCCGCTCGATTCGAACGAGACCATTCCCGTATGA
- the cdaA gene encoding diadenylate cyclase CdaA: MTESFSRLEQLIHLYRQLDVVALIDILLVATAIYYLLAIAKNSRAMQLIKGLVTLLVVMQVAQWLGMDTLQWVIRQAIFASALAVVILFQPEIRAALDQLGRGQLEVLGLKRGAADEDAVRRVSEITTAIEQLANKRIGALLVVARETGLEDIAATGTPLGARLSADFLVTLFYPGNPMHDGAVVVRDGTVVAAGCILPLSRTLDLPRTVGTRHRAALGLSEETDAIVVVVSEESGNISLAHGGTMNSILQPRLLADELLSLLGRKEGAVRLRPFARDVGRSALRSARTLPGTTLGTLKTALRLK, encoded by the coding sequence ATGACCGAAAGCTTTTCGCGCTTGGAACAGTTAATTCATCTTTATCGCCAGTTGGATGTCGTGGCTCTTATCGACATCCTGCTTGTGGCGACGGCGATTTATTATCTGTTAGCCATCGCGAAGAACTCGCGCGCCATGCAGCTCATCAAAGGGTTGGTGACGCTGCTGGTGGTGATGCAGGTCGCACAGTGGCTTGGCATGGACACGCTGCAATGGGTGATTCGCCAGGCGATTTTCGCTTCGGCGCTTGCTGTTGTTATTCTGTTCCAGCCCGAAATTCGCGCGGCGCTCGACCAATTGGGGCGCGGGCAACTGGAAGTGCTCGGCCTCAAGCGCGGTGCCGCTGATGAAGATGCGGTGCGGCGCGTCAGCGAAATCACCACTGCCATCGAGCAACTGGCGAACAAACGCATCGGCGCGCTGCTTGTTGTCGCGCGCGAAACCGGATTGGAAGACATTGCCGCGACCGGCACGCCGCTCGGCGCACGATTAAGTGCCGATTTTCTGGTGACGCTGTTTTATCCCGGCAACCCGATGCACGACGGCGCTGTTGTCGTGCGCGACGGAACTGTTGTCGCAGCAGGCTGTATTTTGCCGCTTTCACGCACGCTCGATTTGCCGCGCACCGTCGGCACGCGCCACCGCGCCGCACTTGGATTGTCCGAAGAAACTGACGCGATTGTTGTTGTCGTTTCGGAAGAAAGCGGTAATATCTCCCTCGCCCACGGCGGCACGATGAACTCGATTTTGCAGCCGCGTTTGCTTGCCGACGAATTGCTTTCGTTGCTAGGCCGCAAAGAAGGCGCGGTACGCTTGCGTCCGTTCGCGCGCGATGTTGGACGCAGCGCGCTGCGGAGCGCGCGCACGCTTCCCGGCACGACACTGGGCACACTGAAAACCGCGTTGAGACTCAAATGA
- a CDS encoding twin-arginine translocase TatA/TatE family subunit, whose translation MFGLGTPELIIVLVLVLVLFGGAKLPQMMRGMGEGMREFKKATRDDENETKTNSDTRPTL comes from the coding sequence ATGTTTGGATTAGGCACCCCGGAACTGATTATCGTTCTGGTTCTGGTTTTGGTTTTATTCGGTGGCGCCAAGCTGCCTCAGATGATGAGAGGCATGGGCGAAGGCATGCGCGAATTCAAAAAGGCGACGCGCGACGATGAAAACGAGACAAAAACGAACTCCGACACGCGCCCGACACTGTAA
- a CDS encoding ATP-dependent Clp protease adaptor ClpS: MKLETAEPQIAPRIEIARDEDLLLDKPWHVVLLDDNQHTYDYVIEMLAKLFGYSLEKAVGMAIEVDTRKRVIVKTCHLELAEFHQERIHNYGPDPLIPSCRGSMNAILERAL, encoded by the coding sequence ATGAAACTCGAAACTGCTGAACCACAGATCGCGCCGCGCATTGAAATCGCGCGCGACGAAGACCTTTTGCTCGATAAGCCATGGCATGTCGTTTTGCTCGACGACAACCAGCACACCTACGATTACGTCATCGAAATGCTGGCGAAGCTGTTCGGTTATAGCTTGGAAAAGGCGGTCGGAATGGCGATTGAAGTCGATACGCGCAAGCGCGTTATCGTAAAAACGTGCCATCTGGAACTGGCGGAATTTCATCAGGAACGCATTCACAACTACGGCCCAGATCCCTTGATTCCTTCGTGTCGCGGCTCGATGAACGCCATTCTGGAGCGCGCTTTATAA
- the alr gene encoding alanine racemase has protein sequence MNSFALPSVSSFPQRSIFDARTSRPTVAEIDLAALRHNLAAIAARVGESKIMGVVKANAYGHGLIRVAQEMQSAGVAMLGVAFVEEGIALRQNGIDIPILVLGGIIGEQIGDFLDHNLSITASSVWKLEQIEATARERKQTASVHLKIDTGMERLGIHHYNAAELFEAASRAPHCRIDGVFSHLAASQEQNGEWTRLQLARFEEATAWFPKNSEPMPPRHLANSGAILNSPETFFDIVRPGLMSYGLYPSGAAKTVELQPVLAWKTRVVYFKVVPKGARVGYDGTWTAPHDTRVVTLPVGYGDGFRRSLSNNGEVIIRGVRYPVVGIVSMDQITVDIGPDGTAYNDDEVVLIGTQGSETISVDNVACKTETISYEVLTGIHTRVPRTYHNEM, from the coding sequence ATGAATTCTTTCGCGCTGCCCTCGGTGTCCTCGTTTCCCCAGCGCTCGATTTTCGATGCGCGCACATCGCGTCCAACTGTTGCAGAAATCGACCTCGCGGCGTTGCGCCATAATCTCGCGGCGATTGCGGCACGCGTCGGCGAATCGAAAATCATGGGCGTCGTCAAAGCCAATGCCTACGGCCACGGACTAATTCGCGTCGCGCAGGAAATGCAAAGTGCGGGCGTGGCGATGCTCGGCGTTGCGTTTGTTGAAGAAGGCATTGCGCTGCGGCAAAACGGCATCGACATTCCGATTCTGGTTCTGGGCGGCATCATCGGCGAGCAAATCGGCGATTTTCTCGACCACAATTTAAGCATTACTGCCAGTTCGGTTTGGAAGTTGGAGCAGATTGAAGCGACGGCGCGCGAGCGAAAGCAAACAGCGAGTGTTCATCTCAAAATCGACACCGGTATGGAACGGCTCGGCATTCATCATTACAACGCGGCGGAACTGTTTGAAGCTGCATCACGCGCTCCTCATTGCCGCATCGACGGCGTGTTTTCGCATCTCGCTGCGTCGCAGGAGCAAAACGGCGAATGGACGCGCTTGCAGCTTGCGCGCTTTGAAGAAGCAACCGCGTGGTTCCCGAAGAACAGCGAACCAATGCCGCCGCGCCATCTGGCGAATTCGGGCGCAATTCTGAATTCGCCGGAAACTTTTTTCGACATCGTGCGCCCCGGCCTGATGTCTTATGGTTTGTATCCGTCGGGCGCGGCCAAAACCGTGGAGTTACAACCGGTGCTGGCGTGGAAAACGCGCGTTGTTTATTTCAAGGTTGTGCCCAAAGGCGCGCGCGTCGGCTACGACGGAACATGGACAGCGCCACACGACACGCGCGTTGTGACGCTGCCGGTTGGTTACGGCGATGGCTTCCGCCGCAGCCTCAGCAACAACGGCGAAGTGATTATTCGCGGCGTGCGTTATCCGGTTGTCGGCATCGTTTCGATGGATCAAATTACAGTGGACATCGGGCCGGACGGAACAGCCTATAACGACGACGAAGTGGTTTTGATTGGAACGCAGGGAAGTGAAACGATTTCTGTGGACAATGTCGCGTGCAAAACGGAAACAATTTCGTATGAAGTGTTAACCGGCATACACACACGCGTGCCGCGAACGTATCACAATGAAATGTAA
- a CDS encoding aminotransferase class V-fold PLP-dependent enzyme, translating to MVFPSDENAFQAWRRDAFPFLGHKIFLTHASVSHLPAAARDALQNYASAISTHGQFDNHHEHLYRSAKERAARLMRGANASADEVAFAGSTSHALGIVATSIDWKAGDNLVVCDGDFPANVVTWKNLAFRHDIEIRLVPPLAAPRAITPEDLAPLVDNRTRLVSLASANFLSGVPLDVPEMGKWLRERNVLFCLDAIQTLGAIRLDAEYVDFVCADAHKWLLGPNGIAILWTRKEVLQTLRPAILGWLATAERENWFEYGTTPHPTAERFEPGARNYLGAVALEASLAQYEEVGQRAGDDFIEERVVDLRDYAARALQSRGCELLWNPDGFRGERRAGIVSFRPPQGDTQALYEKLDTCFSLSLRQDRNREFWLRMSPHWMNTRADIDALAAAL from the coding sequence ATGGTTTTCCCTTCCGATGAAAACGCGTTCCAAGCGTGGCGGCGCGATGCGTTTCCTTTTTTGGGGCACAAAATCTTCCTGACGCACGCCTCGGTTTCGCATCTTCCCGCCGCCGCGCGCGATGCGCTGCAAAATTACGCCTCGGCCATTTCCACCCACGGCCAATTCGATAATCACCACGAACATCTGTATCGAAGCGCCAAAGAACGCGCCGCTCGTTTGATGCGCGGCGCAAATGCTTCTGCCGATGAAGTCGCGTTTGCCGGTTCAACTTCCCACGCGCTCGGCATTGTTGCGACCTCGATTGATTGGAAAGCGGGCGACAACCTCGTTGTCTGCGACGGCGATTTTCCAGCGAACGTCGTGACATGGAAGAACCTCGCGTTTCGCCACGACATCGAAATCCGTCTTGTGCCGCCGCTCGCTGCGCCGCGCGCCATCACGCCCGAAGATTTGGCTCCGTTGGTAGATAACCGCACGCGGCTCGTTTCGCTCGCGTCGGCGAACTTTCTTTCGGGCGTGCCGCTCGACGTGCCCGAAATGGGGAAGTGGCTGCGCGAACGCAATGTGTTGTTCTGTCTCGACGCGATTCAAACGTTGGGCGCGATTCGGCTCGATGCCGAATATGTCGATTTCGTGTGTGCCGACGCGCACAAGTGGCTGCTTGGCCCCAATGGTATCGCAATTTTGTGGACAAGGAAGGAAGTTCTCCAAACGCTGCGGCCCGCGATTCTAGGCTGGCTCGCCACTGCCGAACGCGAGAACTGGTTTGAATACGGCACAACGCCCCACCCGACTGCCGAACGGTTCGAGCCGGGCGCGCGCAATTATCTCGGCGCCGTCGCGCTTGAAGCCAGCCTCGCGCAATACGAAGAAGTCGGCCAACGTGCGGGAGATGACTTTATCGAAGAGCGCGTTGTCGATTTGCGCGATTATGCGGCGCGAGCCTTGCAGTCGCGCGGTTGCGAATTGCTGTGGAATCCCGATGGGTTTAGAGGCGAGCGTCGTGCGGGAATCGTTTCGTTTCGTCCGCCGCAGGGCGACACACAGGCTCTTTACGAAAAGCTCGACACCTGTTTCTCGCTTTCGCTTCGTCAAGACCGTAATCGGGAATTCTGGCTTCGTATGTCGCCGCACTGGATGAATACGCGCGCCGATATCGACGCTCTCGCCGCAGCATTATAA
- the galE gene encoding UDP-glucose 4-epimerase GalE has translation MNVLVVGGTGYIGSHCVRQLQASGHRPVVMDNLVYGHRGAVAPDVTLYDADLGDESAVGRILRDEKIDVVMHFAAYAYVGESVTDPLKYYFNNVSATLHLLHAMLENNVNKFVFSSTCATFGEPETLPLVEDMPQSPINPYGQTKLDVENVLKNVAHAHDFSFAAFRYFNAAGAAEDGTIGEDHRPETHLIPLVFDAATGKRSHIEIFGTDYPTPDGTCLRDYVHVDDLARAHIAVFDKLENKAGFFYNLGTGTPTSVREVIQAVEKVTGKTVPLKESPRRAGDPPALYADSSKAQRELGWEPKYKTIEPIVESAWKWHSTHPNGYDD, from the coding sequence ATGAATGTTTTAGTTGTGGGCGGCACCGGTTACATCGGGAGCCATTGCGTGCGCCAGTTGCAGGCAAGCGGGCATCGGCCTGTCGTGATGGACAATCTGGTCTACGGCCATCGCGGGGCTGTTGCGCCTGATGTCACGCTTTACGATGCCGACTTGGGCGACGAATCGGCTGTTGGAAGAATCTTGCGCGATGAAAAAATCGATGTCGTAATGCACTTTGCGGCGTATGCGTATGTCGGCGAAAGCGTCACCGACCCGCTGAAGTACTATTTCAACAACGTGTCCGCGACGCTGCACTTACTCCACGCGATGCTCGAAAATAACGTCAACAAGTTCGTCTTTTCTTCAACGTGCGCCACCTTCGGCGAGCCGGAAACATTGCCGCTGGTCGAGGATATGCCCCAGTCGCCGATTAATCCTTACGGTCAAACCAAGCTCGATGTCGAAAACGTCTTAAAGAACGTCGCGCACGCACACGACTTTTCGTTTGCGGCATTTCGCTACTTCAACGCGGCAGGCGCAGCCGAAGACGGAACTATCGGTGAAGACCACCGCCCTGAAACGCACCTGATTCCGCTCGTGTTCGATGCGGCAACTGGTAAGCGCAGCCACATCGAAATCTTCGGCACCGATTACCCAACGCCCGATGGCACCTGTTTGCGCGATTATGTCCACGTCGATGACCTCGCGCGCGCGCACATCGCCGTCTTCGACAAGCTGGAAAATAAAGCGGGCTTTTTCTACAACTTGGGCACCGGTACGCCGACAAGTGTGCGCGAAGTGATTCAAGCGGTCGAGAAAGTCACAGGCAAAACGGTGCCGCTCAAAGAAAGCCCGCGCCGCGCCGGCGACCCGCCCGCGCTTTATGCCGATTCATCGAAAGCACAGCGCGAACTCGGCTGGGAACCGAAATATAAAACCATCGAGCCGATTGTCGAAAGTGCGTGGAAGTGGCACAGCACACACCCCAACGGCTACGACGATTAA
- a CDS encoding tyrosine recombinase XerC produces MADEISTVEFEATSEEIASEIEIEVDADPDTTDEPENANEAKPQAENPQLLGAIDGFVSHLRDGKNASPHTVRSYRSDLQQFADWISAEKLFRTGGPERVTYLMIRRYLGHLSHIGLERRSITRKLSALKAWFNWLEREEAVTGNPAASVLSPKTSRSLPDVLDLAEIERMLALPNAEKPIGIRDRAILEVLYATGMRVGEAAALSMGDIDWRAGEIRVLGKGSKERVVMLGRYAVAALRTYIDTARVPLMERCKRDLGTTDAVWINGRGTRLSSHAIYILVLQYATAAGILKNVSPHTLRHSFATHLLEGGADLRVVQELLGHSSLSSTQIYTRISTAHLKSVYDSAHPRAQNIT; encoded by the coding sequence ATGGCAGACGAAATAAGTACGGTCGAATTCGAAGCGACTTCGGAAGAAATCGCCTCAGAAATTGAAATCGAAGTTGACGCTGACCCCGACACGACCGATGAGCCGGAAAATGCGAACGAAGCAAAGCCACAAGCCGAAAATCCGCAGTTGCTTGGCGCGATTGATGGCTTTGTTTCGCATCTGCGCGACGGCAAAAACGCCTCGCCTCATACGGTTCGCTCGTATCGCAGCGATTTGCAGCAGTTCGCCGATTGGATTTCTGCCGAAAAGCTGTTTCGCACCGGCGGCCCCGAACGCGTGACGTATCTGATGATTCGGCGCTATCTCGGGCATCTTTCGCACATTGGGCTGGAACGGCGCAGCATCACGCGCAAACTTTCGGCACTCAAGGCGTGGTTTAATTGGCTCGAACGCGAAGAAGCTGTCACGGGAAATCCGGCGGCTTCGGTGCTTTCGCCCAAAACCTCGCGCAGCTTGCCTGACGTTCTCGATTTAGCCGAAATCGAGCGAATGCTGGCGCTGCCCAATGCAGAGAAACCGATTGGCATTCGGGATCGCGCGATTCTCGAAGTGCTTTATGCTACGGGAATGCGTGTCGGCGAGGCGGCAGCGCTTTCGATGGGCGACATCGACTGGCGCGCGGGCGAAATTCGCGTGTTGGGCAAAGGCAGCAAAGAACGTGTCGTGATGCTCGGTCGTTACGCCGTCGCCGCGTTGCGAACTTATATCGACACCGCGCGCGTTCCGTTGATGGAACGCTGCAAACGCGATCTCGGGACGACCGATGCGGTGTGGATCAACGGGCGCGGCACGCGGCTTTCCTCACACGCGATTTACATCCTGGTTTTGCAATACGCGACGGCGGCAGGAATCTTAAAAAACGTTTCGCCGCACACGCTGCGTCATTCGTTTGCGACGCATTTGCTGGAAGGCGGCGCCGACTTGCGTGTGGTGCAGGAACTTCTGGGGCACAGCAGTTTGTCTTCGACGCAGATTTACACGCGAATTTCGACGGCGCATCTGAAAAGCGTTTACGATTCGGCCCATCCGCGCGCGCAGAACATTACTTGA